A region from the Brassica napus cultivar Da-Ae chromosome C8, Da-Ae, whole genome shotgun sequence genome encodes:
- the LOC106376629 gene encoding heterogeneous nuclear ribonucleoprotein Q-like → MSRTRTAASEAHDSMESEERVDLDPEETLEEEYEYEEVEEEEEVEEEIEEEVEVEEDEDEEEEEEEEGGEKKKHDELLALPPHGSEVYLGGIPTDASEGDLKGFCESIGEVTEVRIMREKESGEGKGYAFVTFRNKDLASEAIDTLNNTEFKGKRIKCSTTQAKHRLFLGNVPRSWTESDIKKTASGVGPGVQNVELPKDPQNVGRNRGYAFVEYYNHACAEYSKQKMSDPSFKLDDNAPTVNWAESRNGGGGDSSATQVKALYIKNLPRDITQERLKSLFEHHGKILKVVIPPAKPGKEDSRYGFVHYAERTSVMKALKNTERYEIDGQTLDCTLAKPQADQKANTTTGQNMQNSLLQPNYPPLLGYGMAPSPFGALGGFGASPYPQPLMHAGGHAAGGMAMMPIMLPDGRIGYVLQQPGLAAVPQPPPRHSPPYRGSGSSSSSSSKRSSSDNGRGRSRYNPY, encoded by the exons ATGTCGAGGACGAGGACTGCTGCTTCTGAGGCTCACGATTCGATGGAATCTGAGGAAAGGGTAGACCTTGATCCCGAGGAGACTCTTGAGGAGGAGTATGAGTACGAAGAAgttgaagaagaggaggaggttgAAGAGGAGATTGAAGAAGAGGTGGAAGTTGAAGAGGAcgaggacgaagaagaagaagaagaagaagaaggaggagaaaagaaaaagcaTGATGAGCTCTTGGCTCTTCCTCCTCATGGCTCTGAGGTTTATCTTGGTGGGATTCCTACTGACGCCTCTGAAGGGGACTTGAAGGGCTTCTGTGAGTCCATAGGCGAAGTTACTGAG GTTAGGATAATGAGGGAAAAGGAGTCTGGGGAAGGAAAGGGGTACGCGTTTGTAACGTTTAGAAACAAGGACTTGGCTTCTGAAGCAATCGATACTCTTAATAACACTGAGTTCAAG GGTAAGAGGATAAAGTGTTCGACTACGCAAGCCAAGCACCGTCTCTTTCTTGGCAATGTTCCTAGAAGCTGGACAGAGTCGGACATTAAGAAAACGGCAAGTGGAGTTGGTCCTGGCGTTCAAAATGTCGAACTCCCAAAG GATCCACAAAACGTGGGCCGGAATCGTGGATATGCTTTCGTAGAGTACTACAACCATGCATGTGCTGAATACTCCAAACAAAAGATGTCAGATCCGAGTTTCAAGCTTGATGATAATGCCCCTACTGTAAACTGGGCTGAGTCGAGgaatggaggaggaggagactcTTCTGCTACTCAG GTTAAGGCATTGTACATCAAGAACTTGCCTAGAGATATAACACAAGAGCGTCTAAAGTCATTATTCGAACATCATGGGAAGATCCTGAAAGTGGTCATACCACCAGCAAAACCAGGGAAGGAAGACAGTAGATATGGTTTTGTGCACTACGCGGAGAGGACAAGCGTCATGAAAGCTTTGAAAAACACTGAAAGATACGAGATTGATG GTCAAACGTTGGATTGTACTCTTGCAAAGCCTCAAGCGGATCAAAAGGCGAATACAACAACAGGTCAGAACATGCAGAACTCACTGTTGCAACCAAACTATCCTCCTCTTCTTGGTTATGGCATGGCTCCGAGTCCCTTCGGTGCTCTTGGTGGATTTGGCGCTTCTCCTTACCCACAA CCGTTAATGCATGCGGGAGGTCATGCAGCTGGTGGGATGGCGATGATGCCAATCATGTTACCCGATGGAAGAATCGGCTACGTCTT ACAACAGCCTGGACTAGCAGCAGTGCCACAACCTCCACCAAGGCATTCACCACCGTATAGGGGAAGCGGTTCCAGCAGCAGTAGCAGCAGCAAAAGAAGTAGCAGCGACAATGGTAGAGGAAGAAGCCGTTACAATCCTTATTAG